TTTTTGTATGCCAAAAGAAGTATACTACTGATCTGCTCAAAAGGTTCAACATGTTAAATTGCAAGGTTGTAGCAACACCAATGAATACGGGTGAGAAATTATGAATGGAAGATACCACGGAGCTAGCTGATGCTAATTatttcagaagcttaattggcGGGTTAATTTCTTTAACACACACAAGGCTAGACATTGCTTTCGATGTTGGAGTTATTTCAAGGTTTATGCATTCTCCCATTAAACATCATTTATGAGCTACAAAACTAGTACTGAAGTATGTTGAAGGGACTAAGAATTTTGGGTTATGGTTTCATCGGATGGCAGACTTTAGACTTGAAGGGTTCACGGACAGTGACTGGGCTGGTTGCTTGGACGATAGAAAGAGTACATCTGGATACATGTTTAATTTTGGAACTGCTGCTGTGTGCAGGAGCTCAAAGAAACAGCTAACTACTGCATTGTCATCTTCAGAGCCATAATTTGTAGCAGCTAGCTCTAGGGCATTGTAGTACAAGATGAAGCAACTGTTATCTATTGCAATTACAAGGATGCAATACAGATGACTAGGAATCCAGTGTACCATGGAAGGATTAAGCATGTGGATATAAAGGTGAATTATATAAGGGATTTGGTGGCTGAAGAACAAGTGGTACTGGAGTATCTCAACACAAATTAACAAGTAGCTGATATCCTTACCAAAAGTCTCTCCATCTCTCCAAGGATAAGCATGATTAATTAACAAGATGTATGGGGTGTGTGATTTTGAATCAAGAGGGGGTGTTGAAGAGTGATTCAAAAACCAGCTAAGTTAGAGTGAGCATGAGGGGACAGTACATATGTTCCGATATTTTCTATTTTCTCTTTTGCAGTTTCATTTTAGATAGTAACTAGTAACAGTTTTTTTAGCATATTAGACATAGTAGGTTGCTAGTTTTTTTCCATTATCTAATAGTTGCATTGTGGGAGGTAAAACCTACATATAAGGGCTTGTTGCACATTTTTTTTATACTGAATCAAAGTTTCATTCTCGCGATTTACAGTATTTCATTCTGCTCATTATCTCTAATAAAGAAATCCAACAGTGGCAGCGCTACACAATAACACAAATCGCCAACTAATACCGGTACAAGAAACTGATAATTTTTCTCATATTGAAATAAAACAAATCTAACGGTCAAAAAAGTGGTGGCCTTTTTTATTTACCAGAAACCTTTCAACCACAGTTCCACTCCCTCTGCTCATGCAAAATGGTCACCACAATGTACACATtttgtgtatgtatatatcaaaCTAACTCCCCCAATATTtcaaaattaaaacaaaaattaaaTTTAACAAAACAATACTGGAGCTAGCTAGCTGTAAAATAGCTGTAACTTTTAACCTACTCTTCTAAAAACCGCTTCACAATTTTAACGCTTGCCTTCACTACATCTCTCTCCCATATCTCTCCCACTCTCTCCCCATTTAAACTCGCCGTAATTGCCTCCGTGGCATCTATTTTCTGTAGGTCCCACCCGATTTCTCTCAGCCGTTGGATCTTCATCACTTGTCTCTTCGCTAGCTGCCACGTGTTCATCTTGATTTCTTTTATTGCATCATCGTACATTGTCTTCGCCGCATCTTTATCGAAGTTTGTGCAGTTAGTGTATTTTATGTATTTCTCTAACTCGGGGATTCCTATTGCTTGTCTTAACCCGGTTTGACTCACTGAGTCAATCTCACCTGAGTCGTGAAAGTCTTGTAATTCTTTTAACATGCCCGAGTCAAGCATTTCATCAACTCGTTTTTGTAAGTACTGGTTTAAAACAGGTAATGCCACGTCGACATAGAGGAAACAGCAGTTGTATTGGAGCTGAGGGCATGTCATATCAGTTTTCGGGTCGTGAAAAATGTTGACATTCGGGTCGAATTCTTTTGAGAGGAGAGCGTAGATGAGTGAGTTGGATCCACCTACAATGAATGGGAGTTTATTACGAGAAGTGATGTTTGAGATGTAATGAGAAGCGAGTGATCGAAACCCGAAAGGAGTGAGTGAGGAGGACGAGTTGATTGCACCGAGTAGATGGTGAGTCACGCCGAGTTGGTCTTGTAATGTGATTTTGTTTGTAGTGATGTTTAGGCCATTGTAAAGCTGTATCTTGTCTGAGTTGATAATCTCCGAGTTGGTGAAGAATCTTGAGGTGAGTTCAACGGAGAGCTTTGATTTTCCTGAGCCTGTGGGGCCCATGATGACGATTGCTTTGGTGGTAGGGTTCATGGTGTGGGCCCATCTGAGTTGTTGGAAAAATTTGGAGGGGTGAAGAAGTGAGAATGATAATCTCATAAGGAGGAGGAATGTATGTACAGAATATTAGATGTTGTGTTTAGGTTGTGTGCATTTATATAGGCATggaaataatgagagagagaagagagagagattatgagagaggGAGGGAAAGAGATAGGGAGAGACGGAGAGAGATGTAGAGAGACGGAGAGatagagagggagagggagagggagagggatGGAGATGGAGATaccagagagagagagagagagggagagagagagagagagagagagcgggGGGAGGGAGAAGAATGGCTAAGTTGTTGTGTTGAGGAATAACCGGATTGTTTGTTATGAGCTAGCTAGCAGCTCTGACAAATTTGAATGAGAATGGTACATGTATATTGTTTGTGTGTGTAAATGTAAAGGACTATGAACGAAAAGAGTTTTGTAAAAGACTCAAGAAAATCAAGGAAGCTTGGTTAGGTTCTTACCTTCAGCTTCGCAGTGTTCGAAATGCAAAATTGAGGAGAGTTAAACAAGGACCAAAACTATTTATAATGTGTGTGCGCATTTATATGGAGGAATGGCAAAGTGATGATGAATATGCTTTGGTCACAGAAGACAGTTCTGTTCTGTGTGTTAAAAGGAGTAATTTGAAATGTATAGGGTGTGTAGATTAATATAGAGTAGTAGTAGTGTATATAGGTAGCTCTGCTGATTCCCAGGTGAGGAGGAGGAGGGTTGTTAAATATAAGATGAATGGTGGCAGAATGAATCATGGCATTCTGTTCAGGCGTGTGTACATTTTTACTCCCGCACACTGCTCACTGTACTCTCAGTCATGACGCGCAGCATTTAAGATAAGAATTTGTACTGTCAAAAATACTTAATTAACAGCACAGTTTTTATATATAAACATTTGTATTTAATTGGCTGTTTACCATGTTGTTCAAAATATCTATCAAATCGTCAATTATGACGGGTTTGGTTAAACGGATCATTTACGTATAAATGATTTGATTGTGATTTCTAATATATTATAATTGTTTAAACTAAACCGGatcaaaatatttcaaatttataaattttagtgattaataaatttttaaatttcttAATTTCAGTGGTTATCATTTACTTAAATAACTGTTTTGTTGTAATTTCTTAATTTCAGTGGTTATGATTAATCTTGATCAAATCGTGGTTCAATCCATTTCAATGGTATGGTTTGTTTTGCTCTTGACCTTGGAGTGCTCTAACTTggttttaattttttaaaaacatttcaTATTGATTCGACCTGAAATAAGCGAGAATTTGGGTCAAACCAATACGTGAACACCCGGTCAAATCTCTAGGTCTTCAATATCATAAAAACAATACAAAGTCATAAATAAATACTCCCTCTGTTTCATGTTAACTGCTGCTTAACTTTTTTGCACGTATTTCAAGATACTTTGACCGCATAGTAAAAagtattattttttaatttttctttttgtatataaaaatttaagttatatatttttattcaaaaaataaaattttaaaaattattattttaactaaaCGGTCAAAGCACTTCGAACAAAAAAGTCAAACGACTATTAAAATGAAAAAGAGGGAGTAGTTTTTATAGTTGAATTTTGTCCTCCAATTACGAGTGTAAGTATGTAACTTAACCGATATCAGTGGACCATTTGAAGGTCGATCATAGTTTGATATAGAGCGGTAGTTATAAACCGGTAGTAGTGTGATCTTAATTTCAATTTATTTACATGTGAGAATGTCATGTAATGAGCTCAAGTTAGTATACATTACACTTTTTgtcacgcccccaaatccggggtcaagggatttggtcgtcacgatgaaacctcaatccaaattaacctgtttaatcaataaataaatgccagcggaagataattagcataaatgacccctaactactccaagatcttttaaggttacagttctagaaacaagatatccaaattccacaataaatttttttcactttcttttgaaactcttttcaataaattccaactcacaattaaacccactagtataacttcgaaatgaaatATACTAgacccaaataaaatatacaactataatataatataatataaacaactttacacaataaaacttacactagcccgcaagccctggaccaaccaccttccaagagcttcttcatgcttcctcaaattacgcagctaaacagcgcaagctaatcctcactggaggttaaatttaaaaacaggcaagtatgagcggaagaaatgctcagcaagatcattatagcatatatagggtcattttgatataaaaccgacatctgcatcaaagcagaacatttaaaatcataattgccgaatcataaaattttagttgaggaaccccataattgattccttaattgtattcaaaaaccctttttatattttccagcgacgtgcttcagcaatactttgaatcataacgagaataaaactcgtaaaacagtgtttacggaaatatcgtaaaccacaataacatgaaacaatgattatggattgaatcataaactttattcaaaaccgaactctggaaattaatacttattttgctgttatatcaaattagatatcaatacgaactttgatgctaacaacattccatactgaagtcaaccccaatcatctgtactaataccatatttgatatttaacaacaacataagtatcagcataaatcagaatctgaatcaaaactgtatttcaccgttaatccaaaacagaaacagttgataaatcatttattctatgaatatcaaaacaatatcataatttagattggaatcctcgaacgacggtgtgttgccgccggtgatcagccgcggagcaacaccggtatgcctaagcatatccaactaaacaaaggggtacccaaggcacatatcggcctagcaaggtgttatatcctgtataacacatagctcacgctggaccgccgccacggcctcctacgcaaccatccaatcttaaaaacattttattgagaggggtcataatactcgacacccttaaaaacttttattcccccatttacttgggcagaaaaaccaaaacaacgtcatctttctcaaaatccaaaacatttgtaaatccaataagttgataagtaaaatcacttagctattctgaacatagaatagcagaagaatatttgcatgataattcagcgatatgtaaaacatttatcgattctaaactgagaataggaaaagcaacacttgcatgataagatttaaaataaatatcacttgaacaataagtgatgataggaatacttgcataatatgaatcgaattaaacgtcacttgaatgataagtgaggttagggtacttgcctttgggtttttagcagttaatcacactcgcaaacacgcatcagttctgacattctgtcttaagacatcaccgtccttctaTTCAACACTTGACTAATATGTTGCTCCTgcaattgctagaagccagatacccaataccattccatctcactctttatccaacgtcttgtcccgatcaactcgagagatccgcatctataattaaaatatacaactttaattgtctaatcgataatcactcgacgaactatgcgtcaaaagcctatcgtctatccatacgatagcccacacataaatataaca
This genomic interval from Apium graveolens cultivar Ventura chromosome 8, ASM990537v1, whole genome shotgun sequence contains the following:
- the LOC141680780 gene encoding adenylate isopentenyltransferase 1, chloroplastic-like, with protein sequence MRLSFSLLHPSKFFQQLRWAHTMNPTTKAIVIMGPTGSGKSKLSVELTSRFFTNSEIINSDKIQLYNGLNITTNKITLQDQLGVTHHLLGAINSSSSLTPFGFRSLASHYISNITSRNKLPFIVGGSNSLIYALLSKEFDPNVNIFHDPKTDMTCPQLQYNCCFLYVDVALPVLNQYLQKRVDEMLDSGMLKELQDFHDSGEIDSVSQTGLRQAIGIPELEKYIKYTNCTNFDKDAAKTMYDDAIKEIKMNTWQLAKRQVMKIQRLREIGWDLQKIDATEAITASLNGERVGEIWERDVVKASVKIVKRFLEE